Genomic DNA from Coffea arabica cultivar ET-39 chromosome 7e, Coffea Arabica ET-39 HiFi, whole genome shotgun sequence:
AAAGCTATTCTTATTGCTTagcaaaaagccaaaaaaaaaaaaaaaaccgctgAAAAAAGAAGCTATACTGTCATAGGTTCAATATTTGGGGTCACTAgatttttggacaatcatttTGCAAATGAGCAAAATTAGTCCATAGTTATAGGTCAGTCAATATATATGGTTCCTCGGAGCATGTGAACCAAACATATTTCGATTTGAAAACTCAATTTAATCTATCAAcgataaatatttaaatatctGTCCGCTTTTTCGCTTCCTTCTGTGCATAACTAGATTAATGATATAAGTCTGTCTTTCTTCTAGCCTCTTATATAATGCTATTGGGTTCTCTTTCCCCCCGTAAAATAGAATAGAATAATATAGATATTATTGATTAAAAAATGAACAtaaagaagtttttttttttttacaccttTTCATTCCTTTTCACACCCCCAAATGTCAAATAtagaatttgaattttgaacctGATAATGGAGGAGACTCTAAGAGCTTTCCTCTAGCTATTGGACTAACTCCGGTGATTACACAAAAAGTTACTACGCTGTCAAGTtgcaaagatttttttttttttttttttttttggtggtggGTAAGAATCAACTTCCAAAGATGATTGTCCAGTTCTTAGATAATCAACTTGTAAAAGTTTATTAGCCATGCAGCTCTATATGTTGGTTAAGTCACCACCAAATTATTAGAAGAGTCATAAACTGAAAACATGGTTCACGTGCACGAACTTGATTGGAAGATAGATTATTTATTTACTAAAGCAATCTAGAAACCATAAATGGCTCGAGAAATAATTCTTGAAAGAGAAGGATGCTGCAAATGCTTGAGATTCATTAGCTTATATTTAAATTGCCTCTGTCTAGTAAAAATGTAACAGCAGAACATGTTCAAGAAATAGTTGAAAGATAACATATATGACTAATTGAACCAGAAGCTCGAAGTGGTAGAACTCAAGAATCACGACGTAATTGAACCAAACTATTGGACTTCTTCTTTTTACGTTATCGATATTGAGTTAAGTTAATCTCTTTTAACATAGTTTTATTCAAGTATGAGATAcggcattttttttatattaattttcctGTTTTAGATAATATAGTTTTTGCACTTGACAAGTGATTAGACTATGATGCGTGATGCATGGGGtgtaaattatatatatatatatgtgtatctATCTACCAACATCTGTAAGCAATAATTAATTCCTGGGCATTCTTCATGCCGATTGCAGATGCTTCATTTGGTAAGCCAGCTTGCAAGTGTTCATTATATGCAGTCCTCGCATATTTATTTTTGGCACAAAATTTAGTTACTGGACATTAACCAAAATTTAGCTATGTCCCTAAATCTCCCATGATTTTAATACATTTTTCTGATAATTTTGGCCCTTTTCCAAGTATACTGCTATACTATAGCTGCACGAGTATGATATGGTGCATTGCTGACTCTTGTATTTAACCTGCCGCCTCTCTAGGCTTAGGATGATGCAGTTTGAGAAGCAATATTTATTCAACCTCCACAACCAAAgaaaataacaaactaaaaaaCTTGTTTagatacctttttttttgtgagatATTTTAAGGATGAATTAATCATTTTAGCAAGCATTGCCAGCATTTCAAATTTCCAATAGCTATTTGATGTCCTAATTGCGTGCAACTTCATACAATTCAATAGGTGAATGATGATCTCAACAATTTACAAATTTTCTACGGCAATATGGGAAGAGTGTAGTTAAGAGGAAATTAAACTTTACTCAAGAATTAAATaaactttcttgttttcaataaaaaaaaaaaaggccttgTTAGTTGAGGGTCATTATCTCTATAGTTATGTAGCTCAAGTGTGTTATATATTTTGCGATCAGGTTTAAGCATAACCTTGCAGCTATTAATGTAGCCAAAATGTCATTTTTAAAAAACCAAGGCCGTGATCCTCTAAATAATGTATTCTTGCACTAGCAGTTTAGCTAAATGTCATTTTTAGTGATGACATTTAACAAAATTTAACTTGCAACTTTTTTTTAACTATAGATTAGAtacttaatatatatatttttaatgaaaACCACCTAGAAATGGTGGGTGGTTGGGTATAGATCCTGATCTGTGTTATTAAAATTTTTCGAAGAGTGCCTGATAAAAGGATATACCTCTTAATTTTGACTAATTGAAAAGTTTACAAACTTTTAAATAATCTCAACATGCTCCACATTTATGGTACCATGAAGGTGTTTGAGTTTTTGACTTGAAATCTTGTTGTATTTGCATTGCTCTACCAATTTTTGAACACTGCTTTTGTTTATTGGCCTTCTTTGAAATCACTTGATAGAATTGATCGTCATCAATGTTTTAGTTTTTAACTTGCAACCTAATAATTTGTTACATGTAActtttaaagaaagaaaaaagtcatcaaatatatataagaGAAAATTTAATTTACCCATAGATGGAAGAATCTCAATGATGAATGAGAGGTTTAACCTGCAAACTAATAATTTAGTACATgtcgttttcaaaagaaaaaaaaacaaaagaaaaatatcatcaaatatCTATAAGAGAAAATTTACCTATATGTAGAGGACTCTCAATGATGAATGAGAGGTTTCAACTTGCAAACTAATAATTTAGTAGGTGTCattttcaaaaaaagaaaaatatcatcAAATAGCTATAAGAGAAAATTTGATTTACCCATATATAGAAGATTCTCAATGATGAATGAGGTTCATGCAGGATTTTATTTGGGATCTTTCACCGCAAAGGGAGCAATTAGCCATGGAAAATCCAATGAAAAAGCCTCATGCAATTTGCATCCCATATCCAGTTCAAAGCCATATTAGCGCAATGCTAAAGTTGGCCAAACTTCTACACCAGAAAGGCTTCCATATAACCTTTGTTCACACAGAATACAACTATAATCGTATACTCAAAGCACGAGGTCCCAAATCTTTGATTGGTACAGCCGATTTCAATTTTGAGACCATCCCAGATGGCCTTCCACCAGCTGAAAATGATGATGTTACCCAAGATGTTTTCCAGCTTTGTCTTTCAACTTCCAAAACCTGTTATGTTCCATTCTGCAATCTACTCAAAAAACTCAACAATAGGGCTTCAATGGATGATCAGTTTCCTCCTGTAAGTTGTGTAATCTCTGATGGTTTCATGTCGTTCACGCTCGAGGCAGCTGAAGAATTGGGGATTCCAAATTTGTTGTTTTGGCCCTTCAGTGCATTAACTGTGATGTGCCTCCTACACTTTCCTCATCTTCGTGAACGAGGTTTTACACCACTTAAAGGTACAAATTAGTACTTGCTAATTGTGCATAATACAGTCTTAATGATACATAGATTTTAGTAacgacattaaaaaaaaaagattcaaacTAAAAGTTGATAATACAAGCTTGAATTAAAGGTTCTACCACATCTTTTTttgttgccctaaaaatagggtCATCCATGAATTAGATTGAcctaaatagttttttttttttttgtttcatttaagATTTTGAGTAGAAAGCAGATTTTTACTTTTGAATTCCAAAAGGAACACATGATTCAGAAACCGAATAATTTATCCCACTTTATATGGAGTTATCAAACTCATGAATCGTAATTCTGTGGTCAGTCTAGATGGTGAGGTGTCAAATGTGAATATTGCACCACCTAGTATAAATCACACATACACCGTGTGAAAAGGTAGATAGAAAGATTATAAACATGTAATTTCCAAAGCGACAGGTTCCTAAAAACCAATAAATTTCTCAACTTATTGCCATTTTATCTAGTTTATATCCCCTTACAACCTAACTTTTAGATATTTTCACTCCCTAAATTTTAGAAACTCACGGAAATCCGTTAAATCTTAGTTAAGTACGAAAAGTTTTAAATATGACTGTAACCTTCAAAGTTTACGTATTGAACCTGAAAAATGCTTttcaagaaaaataattatagaGTATGAAAGAAGCATTGAAGATATGAGAACACGCATGAAATTGACTATGGTTAGATCCTCTAATAGAGACATCCCACTACGTACCATATATTTTTTCCCATATATATGTGACACTTTGGATGtaatgttttttttctttgatccAGCAAAACTCGGGAATCATGACTAAAtttcaaagggaaaatcaaataGATCTTATATATGATTTAGTCGAATTTGCCAAATGTGTATCATAATTTCGATGATATGAACTTCTGAAAATTTTATTCTTCCTGCTATATGTCATATACATCTCTTTTTGGGTTCAACTCACAGATGACAGCTATTTTACTAATGGATACATGGAAAACACTATTGATTGGATTCCTGGAATCGATATCATCCGTTTAAGAGATATCCCAACCGTAATTTGGGCGACTGATCCCAAGGACGAATTTTTGGAATGGGTAGTGAAAATAATGCCAAGAACTTACAAGAGTTCTGGTATCATTCTGAACACTTTTGACACCCTAGAATATGATGTACTGAAGCAACTTTCGAACATGATTGATCATGTATACTCCCTTGGACCAATTCACTTGCTTCTCAAAGATATACAAAAAAGTGATCATTCCGCTGAATCCATTCAATCCAATCTATGGAAAGAAGATGAAAATTGCATTGAATGGCTCAATTCCAAGAAGCAAGGATCAGTTGCCTACATAAACTTTGGTAGCATAACAGTGATGACTGAAGATCAATTGGGTGAGTTTGCATGGGGACTTGCTAATAGCATGCAAAACTTTTTGTGGATTATCAGGCCTGATCTCGTGACAGGAGAGCAAATTGTTCTCCCACCCGAATTTGCGGTTGCAACGAAGGATAAAGGGATGTTAGCAACATGGTGCAATCAAGAGCTTGTTCTAAATCATCCCTCTATAGGTGTATTTTTAACACATTGTGGGTGGAATTCTGTGCTTGAGAGCTTGTGTGCTGGAGTGCCAATGATTTGCTGGCCATTTTTCGCAGATCAACTCACTAATCGCCTGTGTTGTTGCACTCACTGGGGTGTTGCTGTGGAGATAGACAGTAATGTGGATAGATTGGAGGTAGAGAAGGTGGTAAGAGACTTAATGGAGGGAAAGAAGGGCAAGGAACTGCAGCAAAAAGTTTGGGAATGGAAGAACAAAGCTGAAGAGGCAATAAGGCCATCTATTGGATCTTCATACTTGAATTTGgataaaatgattgaaaatgtgCTTCAATCCCCAAATACTACAtcttttggttaattttttgccTTTCCGTATCTAGTCAGGGGGTCATTATAATTTCATAATGTCATGATTAAGTGTTAGCATGGTTTCATGTATTTATTGGGAAAATAAATTGTAATACAATACAATTTACTTGTTACTGTATTTTGGTTGAATCTAAAATTGATTTTTGCAGCAATAACAACATAATACTGATTTGTCTCAGCTTAATTGAGCAAGAAGAAAAAAGTGAGGATGTTCAACtataagtgatttttttttttttttgaaaaaagaaaatctagGTTAATTGAATTTGTCGCAATTGACTACTTTCATCTTGGTGAAGAACAATCTCCTGTCAAGAGCCATTTTTCCCCTCTTATTGTGACGTTGGTAAATGTCCCAATATTTAGTAATTTATGATTCTATCATGCCGTCCTTGTCTTTAACTTCCATGGTTGAGAATAACGAATTTTGAGTTTATTATATATGTCATTGTCAtacaatttcaaaaaataataacaaaacaagtTTTCTTACACGATGAGTCTTTGTTTTTTCAACATTTAAGTTTCCTCTAGATTAAAAAATGAACATAATATATACACATGACTCAAAGACAAATTGTCCAGTAATATCAATCTTGCTTGAATATTAAGTTTTGTCAAATATTATGTCGTTTTATGAAATTTCCGACAGTAACTAAAGATTTTTAAggatttcatccaaaaaattaGCAATATAAATAGGAAGAGGTTGATTTTAATATCAGTAGGTTGACGTCTTTGGGTCACTATATGTCTTTCTTGcgtacatttaaaattgaatttttttagcCGTAAAATTCTTAAGCTACATTGTACAATTATTGTTGGAAGaggttgtttttcaaattcttgtGGTATAACATCCCCATGGGGAAAAGGTAACCCAGTCATGAATTATTGAAGTTTCAAATTCTCAAAAAGGTTGATTATAGTTTGCCCCCTGCATGTGGGAATAATTAGCACTTTTCCCTCTAAGT
This window encodes:
- the LOC113700537 gene encoding 7-deoxyloganetin glucosyltransferase-like, with protein sequence MRFMQDFIWDLSPQREQLAMENPMKKPHAICIPYPVQSHISAMLKLAKLLHQKGFHITFVHTEYNYNRILKARGPKSLIGTADFNFETIPDGLPPAENDDVTQDVFQLCLSTSKTCYVPFCNLLKKLNNRASMDDQFPPVSCVISDGFMSFTLEAAEELGIPNLLFWPFSALTVMCLLHFPHLRERGFTPLKDDSYFTNGYMENTIDWIPGIDIIRLRDIPTVIWATDPKDEFLEWVVKIMPRTYKSSGIILNTFDTLEYDVLKQLSNMIDHVYSLGPIHLLLKDIQKSDHSAESIQSNLWKEDENCIEWLNSKKQGSVAYINFGSITVMTEDQLGEFAWGLANSMQNFLWIIRPDLVTGEQIVLPPEFAVATKDKGMLATWCNQELVLNHPSIGVFLTHCGWNSVLESLCAGVPMICWPFFADQLTNRLCCCTHWGVAVEIDSNVDRLEVEKVVRDLMEGKKGKELQQKVWEWKNKAEEAIRPSIGSSYLNLDKMIENVLQSPNTTSFG